GCTAGCAACAGGTGCTCGCCAATCGATAACCATCGGATGCTCACTGGCTTCCTCCCGGTCAAATCCGACCTTACCGATATAGAGCGGGGCTTGCTCCTCTTTACCATTTTCCTGAAAGTCAAGCCGGCCAAAATAAGGCTCAGGCTGGCTTTTCTTCAAAGCCTGACGTCGATCTTCACGCCCTGCTTCGAGTACCTGCTCTGTGAAATCATGCCCGGTATACACCGGAATGCTTTGCAGTCGCTCAAGCTGTTTGTCAATCTCGGCGATCGCTTCATTTAGTCTCAGCTCTTCTTCTTGATAGGCACTTTGAAAAGAGTCCGTCAATTTCAGTTACCTCCTAAGAAATATTTTTCTGCATCGCCGCCGTTTAAGGCATTCGTGACACAAAAGGATATTCATTGTAGCACAACTCGTATCAATATACTACAGACCTTTCAGGCAGCAGCTTATATTAAACGATAAAAGGACGCAATATCCGCTTTTACAGCGGATTGCGTCCATTATGGTTTAAAAGTCAAAACCTCATTTATTAAGATAGTCCAGCCTTTTCAAGAAGCTCTTTAACTGTAACACTGACCATAATGAGGCCTGCCACCGGAGGCACAAATGCATTACTTGCCGGAGGCTGTTTGGCCTTGCGGATTTCTGGCGCATTCTCAGGCACAATTTTGTCCGTGACATCCTGGCGGGGCTTCATCGGCTCTTCCAGAGAGAATACAACCTTAACCCCCTTCTTAATGCCTTCCTTCCGGAGCTTTGTACGGATAACCCGGGCAATAGGATCCATTGATGTTTTGGATATGTCAGCAACCTGAAACTTAGTCGGATCCATTTTGTTGGCGGCTCCCATACTGGAGATCATCGGAATACCGCGCTTCAGACATTCCTTAATCAGGTGGATTTTATATATAATCGTGTCCGATGCATCGATCACATAATCCAGATCATATTTAAACAATTCTTCATAGGTTTCATCGGTGTAAAACATATTAAGCGCAATTGCTTCACATTCTGGATTGATTAACTTCACCCGTTCTACCATCAGATCCGCTTTCTTCTGACCGACCGTTGTTGTCAACGCATGAATCTGACGATTAATATTTGTAATATCAACAACATCTTTATCGATCAGAATAATACGGCCGACCCCGGTGCGAGCAAGGGCCTCTACTGCAATAGAGCCGACCCCGCCAATGCCGAGTACCGCTACTGTACTATTTTTCATAACTTCAAGGCCTTCAGGCCCGATTGCCAGTTCTGTCCGGGAAAACTGATGCAGCATATTAACAACCTCCTAACAGGCAAGAAACGGCTGGAATGCAGCCGTTTCCCCCAATAATGATCTGAAATTTATTACTTCTTATCTTCACCCGGTTTTTTCGCAAGCTTGATATGGAGCTGTTCCAACTGTCCTCCATCAACCATGGAAGGAGAATCCATAAGAAGATCCGTAGCGCTTGCTGTTTTCGGGAATGCAATCGTCTCGCGCAGGTTCGTGCGTCCTGCCAGAAGCATAACCAAACGGTCTAAACCGAATGCGATTCCGCCATGCGGTGGAGTACCATATTCGAAAGCGTCCAGCAAGTAGCCGAACTTCTCATTGGCTACCTCAGGAGACAAGCCCAGCGCAGCGAACATTTTTTCTTGAATATCCCGCTTATAAATCCGCATGGAGCCGCCGCCCACTTCATAACCGTTCAATACAATGTCATAAGCTTGTGCGCGAACTGCAAGCGGGTCTGTGTCCATTAACTCCAGATCTTCATCCTTTGGACGGGTAAACGGATGATGCTCTGCCACATAACGCTTTTGATCTTCGTCATAACTCAAGAGCGGGAAGTCCAGAACCCATGCAAACTTGAACTCATTATCGTTGATCAAGCCGAGCTGGCGTCCGATTTTGAGACGAAGTGCGCCAAGCACATCAGCCACAACTTTCTTGTTATCGGCGGAGAACAGCAGCAGGTCACCCTCTTCTGCTCCAGTACGTTCTTTGATCGCTTCAATCTCCTGCTCGCTAAAGAACTTCACGATAGGGCCTTTAAATTCGCCTTCCTTCACTTGAATCCAAGCAAGGCCTTTAGCTCCGTAACGTGCGGCATATGGACCCAGATCATCGATTTCTTTACGAGTCCAAGTACCGCAGCCTTTGGCGTTCAAACATTTCACTTCTCCGCCTTTTTCAATGACGGAAGCAAACACTTTTACACCGCTGGAAGCTACGATATCATTCATCTCGATCAGTTCAAGGCCAAAACGGAGGTCCGGCTTGTCTGAACCGTATTTACCCATAGCGTCAGCGTAGCTGATGCGCTGGAACGGTGTTGCCAGCTCAACTCCTATAGTTTCCTTAAACAGACGAACCATCAGCTGCTCCATCATGTTCAGCAGGTCGTCACGTTCCATGAACGAGGTCTCAATGTCGACCTGTGTAAATTCAGGCTGACGGTCAGCACGAAGGTCTTCGTCACGGAAGCAGCGTGCAATCTGGTAATAACGCTCAACGCCACTTACCATGAGCAGCTGTTTGTAAAGTTGCGGGGATTGCGGCAGTGCAAAGAACTCGCCTGCATGCACGCGGCTTGGCACTAGGTAATCACGTGCGCCTTCCGGTGAGCTTTTTGTAAGAATCGGTGTTTCGACATCAACAAAGCCTTCTTCGTCAAGAAAATCACGGAATATTTTAGACGCTTTTGATCGAAGCATCAATGTCTGCTGCATTTCAGGACGGCGCAAGTCCAGATAGCGATACTTCAAGCGAAGCTGCTCATCAACTTCCACACCGTCTTCAATAAAGAACGGAGGTGTTTTTGCTGAGTTTAACACTTCGATTTCAGTAACCTGAACTTCAATCTCCCCTGTAGGAAGGTTAGGGTTTACGGTTTCAGCAGCACGTTTCACGATTGTACCGGATACGGCCAGTACATATTCACTGCGAACCTTGTCCGCAATAGCCAGTGCATCTCCGGAGAAATCCGGATTGAATACAACTTGCATAATTCCGCTGCGGTCGCGCAGATCGATGAAGAGTACGCCTCCCAAGTCACGACGGGTCTGTACCCAGCCGTTTAACGTCACGGTTTCTCCAATGTTGGCGGTCGTTAATTGACCGCAATGATGTGTCCTTTTCATGGTTTCATCATACCCCTTTATTTATAATTAAGCCGAATACGGCAGGCTAACTTAATTCCTTATGCAATTCATCTAGCTTTACGGTACGCTGTTCGCCGGTTTCCATCGATTTCAGAGCAATTTCACCGCGGGACAACTCGTCATCACCAAGGATCGCTGTATAACGAGCCTGTAGACGGTCAGCTGACTTCATCTGTGCTTTCATTTTACGGCCGAGGTAATCACGTTCTGCAGAGAAGCCTGCGCTGCGCAGTTTGTAAGTAATCTTCGTTACTTCCTGTTCTGCTGCATCACCCAATGCTACAAGATACACATCGAGCGGCTTTACGGCTTCTAGCTCAATCTTCTGATTTTCAAGTATAAGCAAAATCCGCTCCATCCCGATGCCAAAGCCGATTCCCGGCTGATCCGGTCCACCGATTTCCCCTACCAAACCGTTAAATCGGCCACCACCACCTACGGTATCGATAGCTCCAATGCCTTGAGCTTTGAATTCAAATGCCGTATGTGTGTAGTAATCCAGTCCACGGACAAGACGTGGATTAATCTCATACTCAACGCCCATGGCATCCAGATATTCTCTTACCTTTTCAAAATGAGTGCTGCACTCTTCATCCAGACTATCCAGAATCGATGGCGCTCCAGCGAACTTATCCTGGTCCTTCTTACAGTCCAATACACGCAACGGGTTCCGCTCCATCCGGGACTGACAGTCTGAACACAAGTTGTCTCTCATCGGCGTAAGGAAGGAAAGCAGAGTATCACGATAAGCTGCCCGCACTTCTGGGGTTCCGACCGAATTAATCTCCACCTTTACACCCTGCAGACCCAGTTCTTTCGTGAATGAGTACCCTAATGCAATAACTTCCGCATCCACAGCAGGATCAGCCGTTCCGAACACTTCAACACCGAACTGATGGAACTGACGGTAGCGGCCTGCCTGAGGGCGCTCATAACGGAACATCGGAGCGATGTAATACAGCTTGGTAACATCAGGCTCACCGTACAATTTGTTTTGCACGTATGCCCGGACTACACCGGCTGTTCCCTCTGGACGAAGTGTCATGCTGCGGTCACCCTTGTCCATAAACGTGTACATTTCTTTCTCGACAATATCCGTCGTCTCACCAACTCCACGCTCAAACAGCTCCGTCTGCTCGAAGATTGGCGTACGTATTTCTCGGTAGTTGTAGCGGCGGCATAAATCTCTGGCCTTATCCTCAACAAACTGCCATTTCTCGACCGTGCCCGGCAAGAAATCCTGTGTACCTGTCGGTTTCTCAAATCTGATATTTGCCATCGTTCATCCCTCCAATTAGTCCGGGACCGATTCCATCAAGGTAGACGTTCCCGACTGCTATGTAATTTCTCTTGAAAAAACTAAAAAACCCCTCGTTCCAGCTGTTGTATTAACAACTGGGACGAGGGATTGTCATAAACTGAAATCTCCCGTGGTGCCACCCACATTCCGGATCATCCAACATGAACAGTAATGTCAAAAATTACTGTATGGATTACTCCGCTTTCAACCGGATAACGCTCGGCTGCGCAGAACGGCTACTGGAAACATTCACCGGTGCAACCGGTATGTCATTCGCCGTCTGTTCTCGAGGAGGTCATTCGTCCACTCATCAAGGGAATCCTTACAGCCAAGGGGATTCCTCTCTGGTCATGTGGGGATGGAGTACTTGGTCCCGTCATCGAATCAGTATCGTTATTTTTAATATATCCAAAACATTATATTTTTAGATTGTAATGAACCGCCGCATTAAAGTCAAGAAAAAAAACTCAACGAAATCCCCTCGTGAAAAAGAAAAAGACCTACAAACCGATGTTGTAGGTCCAAAACATATATAAAAAAGGGGGTCATGCTGTTATTATAAACAGCTTATATTAAAGAAACATGATACAAACATTACAGTTATATTACAAGTGTGAAAGCGATATCTTTTCAATTAGTCGAACCGCTCAACATATGCATGGTTAGACCGAAGCATCCGAACAATATCCTCATAGTCCGTATCATTAACCTTGGCCGACAACACATACTTTAGTTCCCTGTAATCCGCATCGATTAAGTCCGCTGCATCCACCCACTCATCAAATTCAGAGGCAGGAGCATCCTCCGACCGCTCGAGGTCAGTAACATCACGCGTACCCACGATTGCACCCGCGGTTCCAGCCACACCGCCGACCGATCCCGTTCCAGTAGTGGAACCGCCCAAACCTGCCGCATTCAACGGCACTAGCGGCACCAAAATATTGGTACCTCTACCTACCGCCTCCTGAAGCTGTCCGACTTCCAGTTTTTCGGTTTTGTAAGTTATAAGCGTCATTCTTGCACCTTCCGCTTCATCCTCAGTTCTGAAATATGCTTGAATTTGTTTAGACATGTCCATTCCTCCTTTTTTCATGTCTCCTTTCACTTACGTCCTCGTTTTCTTATTACCCTGTTGTGCATTTTTTATAACAGTGTTTTTAATCATACAGAGGCAACAACAAAAAGCCGCCAAGTTGGCAGCTTTAAGTAATTATAATAGTAAAGTCCGTTCTTCTACGTTCTCGGCAAAAAGACCCGATCACTCGCTTTTACGTCCATCTTCCATATCGGATCCACAGGGAGCACAACGGAACGATTTATGTTCTCTGTCTCTCGCGCAGAACCAGAGGCTAATAGTAACAAAGAACTCCAACCAGCGGATTTAGGGGATTGTCGCATTGTTAAAAACTCCTTTATGCAGTGATTCCGACAAACATCTCTGTTTCACAGCATGTCCAGATATCTTTAACCTATGCGTCTTCACATAACAAACACAAATTAATTACGGCTGTCGATAATTATAGTGACCGGACCCCAATTGGTCAAAGAAACATCCATCATTGCCCCAAACACACCGGTCTCCACCTGAAGCCCCTTTGCCGCCAGTTCCCGGTTGAAAGCCTCATATAGCATTTCAGCCTTGTCCGGTTTAGCCGCCGCCATGAAATTCGGTCGCTTCCCTTTACGGATGTCTCCGTAGAGAGTGAATTGGGAGACGGATAAAATCGCTCCACCGATATCCTGTACGCTGAAATTCATTTTCTCATGCTCGTCTTCAAAAATTCTCAGTCCAGCCACTTTATCCGCCAAATATTTGACATCTTTCTCTTCATCCTCGTGTGTTACTCCAACCAGCACCATAAGCCCCTCACCAATGCGGCCTACAACCTCTTCATTCACGGTAACCTGGGCATTCTTACATCTCTGGATAACGACTTTCATGGATATCAGACCCCTTAATAAAAAAATCGCGGCCAGCCTCCTTTACAGGGAAGCCAGACCGCGTACATATTTAAGTACGGCAATGCGGCCGTACGCGCTTCACCTCAATACATCAATTCACTGCATAATACGGTGAACAGTATAGACATCCTTCACACGTTTAATTCGCTCAACTACCGAATGAAGATGGTCCGTGTTGCGAATCAGAATGGTCATGTGGATCATAGCCATCTTATTTTTGTCCGATCGACCTGTTACAGCCGAAATATTCGTCTTGCTCTCCGATACGGCCTGAAGCACTTCATTGAGCAATCCATTACGATCGTGACCGGTCACCTCAATATCAACACTATAATTGGCTTCTACGGTCGATTCCCATTCAACCTCAATAACACGCGCAGCTTCCTCACCATCACCGATTGCAGGCAGGTTCGCACAATCCGATCGATGCACGGAGACACCGCGGCCGCGGGTAACATAACCGACAATATCATCTCCTGGAACCGGATTGCAGCACCGTGCAAAACGAACCAGCAGATTATCGATCCCCTTAACTCGGACACCGTTGGTCGGACGGCTCCGTTTCTCCGGTGGAGCCTTGATTTCTTTCATCTCGGACGTTAGCTCCAGAAAATTTGCTTCCTCCTGCTCCTTGCGAAGCTTTTCGGTCAGGCGGGTACAAATCTGGGCTGCTGTAATTCCTGCGAAGCCAACGGCCGACAGCATATCCTCAATATCATTAAAAGCAAACTTCTTGGCAACCTCAATCAGTTTGTCGTCACTCATCCACTCAGAAACTTCAACACCGAGACGCTTCAATTCCCGCTCCAGCATGTCTCGGCCCTTCTCCACGTTCTCTTCCCGCTTTTCTTTTTTAAACCACTGCTTGATCTTACTTCTCGCGTGGGAAGATTGAGCTATTTTCAGCCAGTCCTGGCTCGGACCGTAGGAATGTTTCGAAGTCAGAATCTCGATGATGTCCCCGGTCTTTAATTGGTGATCCAGCGGAACGATCCGCCCGTTCACCTTAGCTCCGATCGTCCGGTTACCAACCTCTGTATGAATCCGGTAAGCGAAATCAAGCGGAACGGATCCCGCAGGAAGCTCGATAACCTCGCCTTTTGGAGTGAACACAAATACCAAATCCGAGAAAAAGTCCATTTTAAGCGACTCTACAAATTCCGAAGCATCTTTCGCTTCATGCTGTAGCTCCAGAATCTCACGGAAAAAGGTCATTTTATTATCAAAGTTACCTGCTCCACCAGAACCTTCCTTGTACGCCCAGTGGGCCGCAATACCGTATTCCGCCGTGCGATGCATGTCAACAGTTCGTATTTGTACCTCAGTCGGTTCCCCATTCGGTCCCACCACCGTTGTATGCAGTGATTGATACATATTCGCCTTCGGCATGGCAATGTAATCTTTAAACCGACCCGGCATGGGCTTCCACAACGTGTGAATGATGCCTAATGTCGCATAACAATCCTTGATGTTATCTACAATAATCCGGATGGCAAGAAGATCATAAATCTCGTTAAACTGCTTGTTTTTAACAGACATTTTGTTAAAGACACTATAAATGTGCTTGGGTCTGCCGGACAGATCGGCCTGAATACCCATCTCGTCCAACTTTTCCTGGATCCGGTCAATAACGTTATCAATGTACTGCTCCCGCTCCGCACGTTTCTTATGCATCAGATTGGCAATGCGGTAATATTGCTGCGGGTTCAGATAACGGAGTGCTATATCCTCCATCTCCCATTTGATCGCTGAAATACCAAGACGGTGGGCAATGGGACAAAAAATCTCAAGCGTTTCATGTGAAATACGCCGCTGGCTTTCCTCAGATTGGTACTTCAGTGTTCTCATATTATGAAGACGATCTGCCAACTTTATAACGATAACACGGATATCCCTGGCCATCGCAATGAACATTTTACGATAGTTTTCGTTCTGCTGTTCTTCCTTAGAACCAAACTTAATACGTTCCAGCTTCGTTAATCCATCTACCAACATGGCGCATGTATCGCTGAACTTCTCACGGATCTGTTCCAAGGAAACGGTTGTATCCTCAACGACATCGTGCAGCAGCGCAGCAATAACAGACAACGTGTCCATTTGCATGTTAACAACGATGTCGGCTACCGCGAGCGGATGAAGAATATAAGGTTCTCCCGATTTCCGCACCTGTCCATGATGGGCTTGCTCCGCAAATTCATATGCTTCCTGGATGCGGAGAAGATCGGGTTCTTTAATATAGGCGCCAGCCTTTTCGAGTAATCGCTCTATGCCCATTCTGAGTCCTTTCTCTTTCATTTCGTATATAAAATAAAACCCGCCCTTTGTCAAAACGTGCAGGTTCCCTCATCGAATGTTATTTCTATTATTATGACGCTTACGGCGGTTCACGTCAACACTGTGCGGATGGTCAATGCGCTTTAACATCAAGGTTCATAGCTAATTTTAATCATGTTCAATGGCATACTTCGACAATATTTGTAAGGTGCTGTATTTTTTGACGAATCGAAAAAAATGTAGTTGAAAAAAAAAACGATTGTATTTAATCTATTAAAGATCATGAAAGAACGGTATGTAATGATTAAAAAGTCCTTGAGGAGTGAATTAGTTTGCAACGCGAAATTCAAGTGAATGAGAAAATTCCGTTTGGCCCGGGGTTCCTGCTAAGCTTGCAGCATTTGTTCGCCATGTTTGGGAGCACCGTGCTTGTGCCGAATATTTTCGGTGTGGATCCAGGAATGATCCTGTTGATGAACGGAATCGGTACCCTGCTTTATATTCTGTTATGTAAAGGGAAGATCCCCGCTTATCTGGGTTCCAGCTTTGCCTTCCTCGCACCGGTCGGTCTAGTGCTCAAAGATAACCCAGGCGAGAACTATGGGAAAGCGCTAGGGGCGTTCATCGTTACTGGTGTTATCTTTTGCCTGATTGCCCTGATCATCAAACTTGCCGGCACCCGCTGGATTGACTTTGTATTCCCGCCAGCTGTAATGGGTGCAATCATTGCCATGATCGGTCTGGAACTCGTTCCGGTCGCAGCTGATATGTCTGGATTTCTTCCTCCAAGCGATCCAGTTGAAGCCGCAACTTGGTCTATGGACCCGACCACTATCACCATCTCCCTTGTAACACTAGGTGTTACTGTTTTCGGCTCTATCCTGTTCCGTGGTTTCCCGAAGATTATCCATATCCTGATCGGTATCGTTACAGGTTATGCACTTTCTTTTGCAATGGGCATCGTTGAAACCGAAAAAATTACCGGAGCAAGCTTTTTCTCCAAACCAACGATCATAACTCCGGAGTGGGATTTGGCCGCCATTCTCACGATTATCCCGGTTTCAATCGTCGTAATCGTTGAGCATATTGGCCACCTGCTCGTAACAAGCAACATCGTTGGCAAAGATCTATCCAAGGATCCCGGACTTCACCGTTCTCTTCTCGGAAACGGTATTTCCACTATTCTATCCGGCTTTGTTGGATCAACACCGAATACAACCTATGGTGAGAATATCGGCGTTATGGCGCTGACAAAGGTTTACTCCGTACGCGTTATTGGCGGAGCAGCCGTGATCGCTATTTTCCTGTCTTTCTCGGGTACATTCTCTGCTGTTATCGCTAACATACCAAGACCGGTTATGGGGGGCGTGTCGATGCTTCTGTTCGGTGTAATCGCAGCATCAGGTCTACGTATATTTGTTGAAGAGCGTGTCGACTTCTCCAAAGCAAGCAATATGATCCTGGCCACACTCGTTTTGGTTGTCGGAATTAGTGGTATCACATTGAAATTTGGTAACGTAGAGCTTAAAGGGATGGCACTTGCTACACTTGTGGGCATGGTCCTGGCTATCTTGTTTAAATTGTTTGAAATTTCGGGGCTCTCCAATGAAAAGGCGGACGAGCAACCTATTGTTGAAAAAATCCAAGATTAATCAATAGTTCTTATGCATGTACTGGTGTAACAATACAAAAGAGGCGTCCCAAAAGGTCTATTGACCTGGGACGCCTCTTCGTTTGTTGTAAGACATTGTTATTATTTCCCGGGAAAAATCCGTTGAAATGTGATGGTGCTTATTCGTAATGCATAAGTGTAAATACATCTATCCCTTGCAATTTGTCACGACCGTTAAGCTCTGTAAGCTCAATCATAAACGCCGCTCCAACAACATTGCCGCCCAGTTGGCGAACCAGGTTTACTGAGGTCGCAATCGTTCCACCTGTAGCGAGCAGATCATCGGCAATAAGAACATTCTGTCCTTTTTCAATGGCATCGGTATGCATAGCCAGTTTATCTTTTCCGTACTCAAGATCATACCCTACTTCAATCGTTTCGTAAGGCAGCTTGCCGCTCTTGCGGATCGGTGTAAAACCTACACCCAACGCGTAAGCAAGCGGGGCTCCTACTACGAAACCGCGTGCCTCTGGACCAGCGATAACGTCGATCTTAAGATGTTCCACCATCTTTTTCAATTCATTGATTGAACTCCGATAGGCCTCACCATTCTTAAGCAGCGTTGTAATGTCTTTAAAGCTGATTCCCGGCTGCGGGAAATCCGGAATAACGCGAATATAATCCTTAAAATCCAAATAAATCTCCTCCTAAGTCAGATGACTGTCATTTACGATGCACCTTTTGAACGGGCCATCATCCAATGGGTTAATTGCGCGGTGCTTGCGTGCAGCAAATGCTGCTCCATCTCTGCTAATTCACTCAGTTCCCTAAAATGACGGGAAGCATCAAGCGGTTTTTTATCCGGCTTCGTTACAAATGTAATCATACCTTGGGAACGCTCAATGAACACCAGTTCCTCGAACACATCCAGCACTTTCAGAAGCATCCGCTGAGAAAGTGCTGACTGTCTGTTCATCCGAGTGATTACTTCGTTTTCGGACATCGGCTTTGAGCCTAGACCGGCAAGCATGACATACAGCTTTTTAAACTGATCCCGAGTCGGTATTTGCAGTTGATCTCGCTTGCTACGGATCGGATGCAGCAAAAATATATTAGGCACGGAGCGGAACGATGACAACAAAGAATCAAGCTGTCCCGGTGACTCCGGTACGTCCAAAACAAACAACACAGAAATTGACTCACAGCCGCCTTTTTCCGCGACTGGATTCATCGGCAAAATGCCAGCATTCCTATCATATACCCAAAGGGACATATCATACAAATGACTTTTTATAGCATCATGTGAATCTTGTGCAAATACGACAGCCGAACGGGCTGCAGAGTAGTTTAAATGAGGCTCTAAAATCTCTCTCAACCGCTTCAACTCGATTATAGGCTCTTTCATACCGCGGTAGTCAAACACCTGCTGATAAGGCACACTCATGTCCTGTATCATCAGCTGCGGCTTCCGGCTGTCATTCCATTCATTCACCGAAAGCTCTCCCAACACGTCTACCTTCGTCCCTTCCGGGAGCACATCCGCCAGATGGCCTAATCCAAATGCGACAGCATCCAGCCGGTCACCGTTCTGGTGAAAACGCAGCTTTAAATGTTTGTTCTCTTTGCCCATTTTACGTACTTCCATCACTTCCATACCACGAAAGACCATTTTCGGCACCGCATTGGACATACCAAAAGGTCCAAGCATCTCGAGCTCATCAATGACCTTAAGCGGAACATCGGCAATAGAGCACTCCAGATCCGCATGATAAACTGGGATAAAGTGTTCTTCCCTTAACACGACATCCGCAAATGAACACAGACCTTCTTCGAATTCAGCCAGTCTATCCATGTGAAGACTCATTCCTGCTGCAGCTGGGTGTCCGCCAAAGTGATGCATAACGTCCTTACAGGAGTTTAGCGCTTCGTAGATATCAAATCCTGGAATAGAGCGAGCTGACCCCTTACAATTGCCGGTCTCCGGATCGATCCCGAGTATAACAACCGGTCTGTAAAAGCGCTCTAGTATTTTGGAAGCTACAATGCCCACCACACCGACATTCCAACCTTCACCGGCCAGGACAATGACCGGAGGTAGCTGATCATACCCCCAGCGTCTTTGAATCATATCCATCGATTCCTGTACAATCTGCTCCACGACCTGCTGGCGGTTCTTATTCAGAGCATCCAGTTCCCATGCGAGCCGCTCAGCTTCATCCTGATGATCTGTCGTTAGAAGGGTTACGGCTCTTCCAGCATGATCGAGTCGACCGCTAGCATTAATTCTTGGTGCCATGGCAAATGCCACATTAACGGCAGTTACCTGATCCACATTTACCCCACCAACCTCAAGAAGAGCTCGTATACCAGCGAATCGGGTCCGTCTCATCGACAAAAGTCCGTTTTTAACCAGTATACGATTCTCACCTTCCAGTGGCATAAGATCTGCGATCGTCCCAATAGCTACAATTTCAAGCCATTCCTGTGGAGGAGTTCCCACAAGAGCCTGTGCTAACTTGTAAGCAACACCTACACCAGCTAAACCCTTAAAGGGATAAGGACAGGCCGATATTTTCGGATTGATAAGCGCGTAAGCATCAGGAAGCTGCTCAGGTGGCTCATGATGGTCGGTTACAATGACATCCATACCAAGCTCATTCGCATAAGCTATTTGTTCAACCGCACTTATTCCTGTATCTACAGTGATTACAAGACTTACACCCTGTTGGTGTGCCCAATCGAGCGCATGATTGTGAAGTCCGTAACCCTCGTTGGAACGATGAGGTATATAAATATCATATGAGGCACCCAGGTGTCGCATTAAATAAATCATAAGCGAGGTGCTGGATACACCATCTGCATCATAATCCCCGTAAATTAATATATGCTCTTTGTCTTCTAGCGCTTTGCGGATTCGA
Above is a window of Paenibacillus uliginis N3/975 DNA encoding:
- the hisS gene encoding histidine--tRNA ligase; this encodes MANIRFEKPTGTQDFLPGTVEKWQFVEDKARDLCRRYNYREIRTPIFEQTELFERGVGETTDIVEKEMYTFMDKGDRSMTLRPEGTAGVVRAYVQNKLYGEPDVTKLYYIAPMFRYERPQAGRYRQFHQFGVEVFGTADPAVDAEVIALGYSFTKELGLQGVKVEINSVGTPEVRAAYRDTLLSFLTPMRDNLCSDCQSRMERNPLRVLDCKKDQDKFAGAPSILDSLDEECSTHFEKVREYLDAMGVEYEINPRLVRGLDYYTHTAFEFKAQGIGAIDTVGGGGRFNGLVGEIGGPDQPGIGFGIGMERILLILENQKIELEAVKPLDVYLVALGDAAEQEVTKITYKLRSAGFSAERDYLGRKMKAQMKSADRLQARYTAILGDDELSRGEIALKSMETGEQRTVKLDELHKELS
- the uraA gene encoding uracil permease, with product MQREIQVNEKIPFGPGFLLSLQHLFAMFGSTVLVPNIFGVDPGMILLMNGIGTLLYILLCKGKIPAYLGSSFAFLAPVGLVLKDNPGENYGKALGAFIVTGVIFCLIALIIKLAGTRWIDFVFPPAVMGAIIAMIGLELVPVAADMSGFLPPSDPVEAATWSMDPTTITISLVTLGVTVFGSILFRGFPKIIHILIGIVTGYALSFAMGIVETEKITGASFFSKPTIITPEWDLAAILTIIPVSIVVIVEHIGHLLVTSNIVGKDLSKDPGLHRSLLGNGISTILSGFVGSTPNTTYGENIGVMALTKVYSVRVIGGAAVIAIFLSFSGTFSAVIANIPRPVMGGVSMLLFGVIAASGLRIFVEERVDFSKASNMILATLVLVVGISGITLKFGNVELKGMALATLVGMVLAILFKLFEISGLSNEKADEQPIVEKIQD
- a CDS encoding tRNA threonylcarbamoyladenosine dehydratase, which produces MLHQFSRTELAIGPEGLEVMKNSTVAVLGIGGVGSIAVEALARTGVGRIILIDKDVVDITNINRQIHALTTTVGQKKADLMVERVKLINPECEAIALNMFYTDETYEELFKYDLDYVIDASDTIIYKIHLIKECLKRGIPMISSMGAANKMDPTKFQVADISKTSMDPIARVIRTKLRKEGIKKGVKVVFSLEEPMKPRQDVTDKIVPENAPEIRKAKQPPASNAFVPPVAGLIMVSVTVKELLEKAGLS
- the dtd gene encoding D-aminoacyl-tRNA deacylase, giving the protein MKVVIQRCKNAQVTVNEEVVGRIGEGLMVLVGVTHEDEEKDVKYLADKVAGLRIFEDEHEKMNFSVQDIGGAILSVSQFTLYGDIRKGKRPNFMAAAKPDKAEMLYEAFNRELAAKGLQVETGVFGAMMDVSLTNWGPVTIIIDSRN
- a CDS encoding RelA/SpoT family protein — encoded protein: MGIERLLEKAGAYIKEPDLLRIQEAYEFAEQAHHGQVRKSGEPYILHPLAVADIVVNMQMDTLSVIAALLHDVVEDTTVSLEQIREKFSDTCAMLVDGLTKLERIKFGSKEEQQNENYRKMFIAMARDIRVIVIKLADRLHNMRTLKYQSEESQRRISHETLEIFCPIAHRLGISAIKWEMEDIALRYLNPQQYYRIANLMHKKRAEREQYIDNVIDRIQEKLDEMGIQADLSGRPKHIYSVFNKMSVKNKQFNEIYDLLAIRIIVDNIKDCYATLGIIHTLWKPMPGRFKDYIAMPKANMYQSLHTTVVGPNGEPTEVQIRTVDMHRTAEYGIAAHWAYKEGSGGAGNFDNKMTFFREILELQHEAKDASEFVESLKMDFFSDLVFVFTPKGEVIELPAGSVPLDFAYRIHTEVGNRTIGAKVNGRIVPLDHQLKTGDIIEILTSKHSYGPSQDWLKIAQSSHARSKIKQWFKKEKREENVEKGRDMLERELKRLGVEVSEWMSDDKLIEVAKKFAFNDIEDMLSAVGFAGITAAQICTRLTEKLRKEQEEANFLELTSEMKEIKAPPEKRSRPTNGVRVKGIDNLLVRFARCCNPVPGDDIVGYVTRGRGVSVHRSDCANLPAIGDGEEAARVIEVEWESTVEANYSVDIEVTGHDRNGLLNEVLQAVSESKTNISAVTGRSDKNKMAMIHMTILIRNTDHLHSVVERIKRVKDVYTVHRIMQ
- the aspS gene encoding aspartate--tRNA ligase encodes the protein MKRTHHCGQLTTANIGETVTLNGWVQTRRDLGGVLFIDLRDRSGIMQVVFNPDFSGDALAIADKVRSEYVLAVSGTIVKRAAETVNPNLPTGEIEVQVTEIEVLNSAKTPPFFIEDGVEVDEQLRLKYRYLDLRRPEMQQTLMLRSKASKIFRDFLDEEGFVDVETPILTKSSPEGARDYLVPSRVHAGEFFALPQSPQLYKQLLMVSGVERYYQIARCFRDEDLRADRQPEFTQVDIETSFMERDDLLNMMEQLMVRLFKETIGVELATPFQRISYADAMGKYGSDKPDLRFGLELIEMNDIVASSGVKVFASVIEKGGEVKCLNAKGCGTWTRKEIDDLGPYAARYGAKGLAWIQVKEGEFKGPIVKFFSEQEIEAIKERTGAEEGDLLLFSADNKKVVADVLGALRLKIGRQLGLINDNEFKFAWVLDFPLLSYDEDQKRYVAEHHPFTRPKDEDLELMDTDPLAVRAQAYDIVLNGYEVGGGSMRIYKRDIQEKMFAALGLSPEVANEKFGYLLDAFEYGTPPHGGIAFGLDRLVMLLAGRTNLRETIAFPKTASATDLLMDSPSMVDGGQLEQLHIKLAKKPGEDKK